Proteins encoded in a region of the Elaeis guineensis isolate ETL-2024a chromosome 7, EG11, whole genome shotgun sequence genome:
- the LOC105048717 gene encoding uncharacterized protein, translating into MERGEPTFVPEWYKSSSTSASGSSSSNHHSGSSSHLDDHGVGHSSRNRLLVSASEHDAPRSSPFRRSASSNGSMSHDKDNSLHSRPYASFGRSYRDRDWEKEKDVDLRDKDRSHLVDNGFGDYSDSFMGSRSEKDTLRRSHSMVSGKRVESLLKRPGNDLKNGILSGVSIIGGIGKTSFERDFPSLGAEEKLGQPEIGRISSPGLTSAIQNLPKGIGIDGWTSALVDVPVTVGGSGTVPSSTPQNTSASLGSTVSSSSTGLNMAETLAQVPSRVRTPPQLSIDTQRIEERTRLQYSKLIPVTPSMPKSSALNSSEKSKAKGARIGDLGGPSKVGQPPSQLVSLTPRAPARTETSKVSQVGNFQVLNRERNGLSPTAKDSPGLMNASRIATPHSSVQTTAIHQPKGAVNPKLKPDGKAGAPSSTQSSFGEKRPISQAQNRNDFFNIIRKKSPTSHSADITEPSCVASASCSAKLDEQVTGTSTSVNQGKDSSASCSELECPVEDGNGCTEDSTGVCEVSSRSVPGNEEESSSSDPAVPDSGPGNAGESSSGPVLAPASAPDSIDGSSSSDPVVVPSEEELDLLRRLGWDENAEGDALTPEEIDDFVRRYKGRRTSLRVGQREIRPLRMVLPDSGQSDVAGNRLN; encoded by the exons ATGGAGCGAGGTGAGCCGACATTTGTTCCCGAGTGGTATAAAAGTTCGTCTACCAGCGCCAGTGGCAGTAGCAGTTCAAACCACCATAGTGGGTCTTCCTCGCATTTAG ACGACCATGGTGTTGGACATTCCTCAAGAAACAGATTGTTGGTGAGTGCGAGTGAGCATGATGCTCCCCGAAGCTCCCCTTTCCGGAGGAGTGCAAGCAGTAATGGATCCATGAGCCATGATAAGGATAACTCTTTGCACTCACGGCCATATGCTAGTTTTGGTAGGAGCTATCGTGATAGGGattgggagaaggagaaggatgtCGACCTTCGTGACAAAGATAGGTCCCATTTGGTGGACAATGGATTCGGTGACTATTCTGATTCATTCATGGGAAGTAGGTCTGAGAAAGACACACTCAGGCGCTCCCACTCTATGGTATCAGGAAAGCGAGTTGAGTCATTGCTTAAAAGACCGGGGAATGATTTGAAAAATGGTATACTATCTGGGGTGAGTATTATTGGTGGCATCGGTAAAACGTCCTTCGAGAGAGACTTTCCATCTCTCGGAGCTGAAGAAAAGCTGGGCCAACCAGAAATAGGCAGGATTTCTTCTCCTGGTCTTACCTCTGCAATTCAGAACCTTCCTAAAGGGATTGGCATTGATGGTTGGACCTCAGCTCTGGTAGATGTTCCAGTTACAGTTGGAGGCAGTGGAACAGTTCCTTCATCCACTCCACAAAACACTTCTGCAAGTCTGGGATCTACTGTTTCGAGTAGTAGTACAGGGTTAAACATGGCCGAAACACTGGCTCAGGTACCTTCACGAGTTCGTACACCACCTCAG TTATCCATTGATACCCAGAGGATTGAAGAACGGACTCGTCTACAATACAGCAAGCTGATACCTGTGACTCCTTCAATGCCTAAAAGCTCG GCTCTCAACTCTTCAGAGAAGTCAAAAGCCAAAGGAGCAAGAATTGGAGATCTTGGTGGTCCTTCCAAGGTTGGGCAGCCGCCATCTCAACTAGTCAGTCTCACCCCCCGTGCACCTGCTAGAACAGAGACTTCAAAGGTGTCTCAGGTGGGAAATTTTCAAGTCCTCAACCGTGAGAGAAATGGCCTCTCTCCTACTGCCAAAGATAGCCCAGGTCTGATGAATGCCAGCAGAATTGCAACCCCACACAGCAGTGTTCAGACAACTGCAATTCATCAACCAAAGGGTGCTGTTAACCCGAAGCTGAAGCCAGACGGCAAGGCAGGTGCTCCATCTTCTACTCAGAGTTCCTTTGGGGAAAAAAGGCCTATTTCTCAGGCGCAGAATCGTAATGATTTCTTCAATATCATTCGGAAGAAATCACCTACAAGCCATTCTGCTGATATTACTGAGCCAAGCTGTGTTGCCTCCGCATCCTGCTCGGCGAAGTTGGATGAGCAGGTAACAGGGACTTCCACTTCTGTTAATCAAGGAAAGGACAGTTCTGCATCTTGTTCTGAATTGGAGTGCCCAGTGGAGGATGGGAATGGTTGTACTGAAGATAGTACCGGTGTCTGTGAAGTGTCCAGCAGGTCTGTTCCTGGCAATGAAGAGGAGAGTTCATCTTCAGACCCTGCTGTCCCAGATTCTGGTCCTGGCAATGCGGGAGAGAGTTCTTCGGGCCCTGTTCTTGCCCCAGCATCTGCTCCTGACAGCATCGATGGAAGTTCATCTTCAGACCCTGTTGTTGTTCCAAGTGAGGAAGAATTAGACTTACTGCGACGACTTGGATGGGATGAAAATGCAGAGGGAGATGCTctaacacctgaggagattgatgaTTTTGTCCGTCGG TATAAGGGTCGAAGGACATCTTTGAGGGTGGGCCAACGTGAGATACGGCCATTGAGGATGGTGCTTCCAGACTCAGGTCAGAGTGACGTAGCTGGCAATCGTTTGAATTGA